The Mytilus trossulus isolate FHL-02 chromosome 3, PNRI_Mtr1.1.1.hap1, whole genome shotgun sequence genome contains a region encoding:
- the LOC134712323 gene encoding uncharacterized protein LOC134712323 isoform X1, with protein sequence MGNCIRKCRHYDNDSIYAVSDIFDIQRSLDLQREHISIDSSYTESTIRSGHSIGQPPSVLSFQNENENDTVYIDSDVCLICLEQYDDEERKPIILPCGHILCTACVRIMAHKRRYKSIKCPVDREKHDIRQTGITEESDETYSATTTSAVNNFQISGINQMNDLQPQLQHLRLTNNIDPIPDYTPPSTP encoded by the exons ATGGGAAATTGTATCAGGAAATGTCGTCATTATGACAATGATTCTATATATGCTGTGTCTGACATTTTTGATATCCAACGATCGCTTGATTTACAGCGTGAACATATCAGCATTGATTCCAGTTATACAGAAAGTACTATAAGAAGTGGACACTCTATTGGGCAACCTCCGTCAGTACTGTCGTTTCAAAACGAAAATGAAAACGATACTGTATACATCGACAGTGACGTGTGTTTGATATGCTTAGAACAATATGACGACGAAGAACGCAAGCCGATCATTTTGCCTTGTGGACATATACTTTGTACTGCATGTGTCAGGATTATGGCACACAAACGTAGATACAAGTCCATTAAATGTCCTGTTGATAGGGAAAAGCACGATATCAGACAGACAGGTATAACAG AGGAAAGCGATGAAACTTATTCAGCTACAACTACATCGGcagtaaataattttcaaatatcgGGGATTAACCAGATGAACGACTTACAACCACAATTACAACATTTAAGGCTGACAAATAACATAGATCCAATCCCGGACTACACTCCACCATCGACGCCATAA
- the LOC134712323 gene encoding uncharacterized protein LOC134712323 isoform X2, with protein sequence MGNCIRKCRHYDNDSIYAVSDIFDIQRSLDLQREHISIDSSYTESTIRSGHSIGQPPSVLSFQNENENDTVYIDSDVCLICLEQYDDEERKPIILPCGHILCTACVRIMAHKRRYKSIKCPVDREKHDIRQTEESDETYSATTTSAVNNFQISGINQMNDLQPQLQHLRLTNNIDPIPDYTPPSTP encoded by the exons ATGGGAAATTGTATCAGGAAATGTCGTCATTATGACAATGATTCTATATATGCTGTGTCTGACATTTTTGATATCCAACGATCGCTTGATTTACAGCGTGAACATATCAGCATTGATTCCAGTTATACAGAAAGTACTATAAGAAGTGGACACTCTATTGGGCAACCTCCGTCAGTACTGTCGTTTCAAAACGAAAATGAAAACGATACTGTATACATCGACAGTGACGTGTGTTTGATATGCTTAGAACAATATGACGACGAAGAACGCAAGCCGATCATTTTGCCTTGTGGACATATACTTTGTACTGCATGTGTCAGGATTATGGCACACAAACGTAGATACAAGTCCATTAAATGTCCTGTTGATAGGGAAAAGCACGATATCAGACAGACAG AGGAAAGCGATGAAACTTATTCAGCTACAACTACATCGGcagtaaataattttcaaatatcgGGGATTAACCAGATGAACGACTTACAACCACAATTACAACATTTAAGGCTGACAAATAACATAGATCCAATCCCGGACTACACTCCACCATCGACGCCATAA